The genomic region GACAATGAATTTGTGATGGAACTCGATAATATTTTACCTGAAAACTCCAACCAGCCCTACGATATGAAAGAAGTCATCAACCTGATTGTTGATGAAGGTAGTTTCTTTGAAATCCATAAAGAATATGCAGAAAATATCATTGTCGGTTTTGCTCATCTGGCCGGAAAAAGCATAGGCGTTGTTGCCAATCAGCCACAGGTGCTTGCTGGCGTGCTCGACATCAATTGTTCGAAAAAAGGTGCCCGCTTTGTCCGTTTCTGCGATGCATTCAATATTCCTTTACTCGTTTTGGTCGATGTGCCGGGCTTTTTACCGGGAACAGACCAGGAATGGAATGCTATAATTACAAATGGTGCCAAGTTGTTATATGCCTTTTCTGAAGCCACTGTACCCAGAATCACTGTAATCACCCGAAAGGCTTATGGTGGAGCTTATGACGTGATGAATTCCAAACACATAGGCGCTGACATGAATTTTGCCTGGCCTACCGCTGAAATTGCTGTCATGGGTCCTAAAGGTGCTGCCGAAATCATTTTCCGGAAAGAAATAGCTGAATCGGAAAACCCTGAGCAAACACTGATGGAAAAAGAAATGGAATTCACTGAAAAATTTCTCCATCCTTATGAAGGAGCAGCTCAGGGTTATATTGATGAAGTTATAAAACCTCATGAAACCCGTGAAAGATTGATAAAGGCTTTTAAAATGTCAGAAAATAAAGTGGATCGATTACCCAGAAAAAAGCATGGGAATATTCCTTTATAGTTATTTCTACACTCAGAAACCGCAGACTTCTGTCACTTTGCAGTAATAAAAGTTATTATTCGAATTTTCTCAGATTAACTTCATCTACCCGGCCATTCACAATGAAATACCGCTATCTTCGTATCTGATAAAAGGTCAGAAAGGACATTAGTAACAGTAAATATGGGCTAAGCCTGTGAATCCATTGCAAAACAGGATGAACAAGTTTATCGAAGCTTAGCAGGGCACCGGAAACAAAGACTATCAAAAAAACTGATGAAGTCAATACTATCATGGTTGTATGCCACGACTCAATACTTTCAAGTTTGATGTAGCGGAAAAATTGAATGCCAAAATAAACTGCTGTTATAATGACAATTATTTTATGCAAGGAAAAAATAACCTGATGTAAGGGTCGTCCTTTACTGTGAAGCCACAATCCGGTTGCAATGATGATGATCAGTGATCCGGCAGCCAATAGTGTTTTGCTCATTTTTTTTTATTGCAAAACAAGTCTTTTTTACCTTTGATCATATAAAAATAATGACCATGAACACCAAAATTGATTACCCGGAGTATTTTGCACGTTTTTATGACACTATTTACAACAGTCTCCGCACAGATGACATGGAATTTTACTTAAAAAAAATAAGCAATTGCAGCGGTAAAATTCTTGAAATAGGTGTTGGTACAGGAAGACTCTTTCTGAAAGCCATTGAAAGGAAAGCTGATATTTACGGAATCGATATCAGTAAAAGCATGACCGATATTTTGAAAGACAAACTGACTCAAGTTGATCAGTCGAGAGTTGAAGTTCAGGATGTTTGCTGCATGAATTTGCCATATCGTTTCGACCTGATTATTGCACCTTTCCGTGTGTTTTCACATCTCATGAGTGTTGAAGATCAGCTTATGGCTCTCCGGAACATTTATTATCATTTAAACAACAATGGTTTATTCATCTTCGACTTATATGTTCCCAATCCAAAAATGATTGCTGAAGGTTTGGATCATGTTATTGATTTTGAAGGAGAATATGAAAAAGGAAAAATCATCAGACGAATAACAAGCATGAAAGCAGACATCGTCAACCAGATTTCAACTGCAGAAATGAAGTTTGAATGGCAGGAGAATCATTCATGGAGAGAAGCTACATGGAAGATGAGTATGAGATTTTATTTCCGTTTTGAGGTTGAGCATCTGAT from Sphingobacteriales bacterium harbors:
- a CDS encoding class I SAM-dependent methyltransferase; translated protein: MNTKIDYPEYFARFYDTIYNSLRTDDMEFYLKKISNCSGKILEIGVGTGRLFLKAIERKADIYGIDISKSMTDILKDKLTQVDQSRVEVQDVCCMNLPYRFDLIIAPFRVFSHLMSVEDQLMALRNIYYHLNNNGLFIFDLYVPNPKMIAEGLDHVIDFEGEYEKGKIIRRITSMKADIVNQISTAEMKFEWQENHSWREATWKMSMRFYFRFEVEHLIRLSPFKLLNVFGNFNEKPIDTDDSEMIVVCGKNIK